The nucleotide window CGACACCCAGCATCAACCGTTGCCTCATCGAACTCCCTCCTACCCAAAAGGAAACTACGTCTACCCAGGTAATCGTTACTGATTACTTCTTATGGTCTTACTTAAAGCTACGGCGGGTCAGCCCTGGGGGTTACGCGCATCCCTCGTTCCACCACTTTTCCATCGTAAGATCTGCTCAGCAAATCCGACAGTGGGATGATCCGGAGGTTTACCTGGCCCAGTTGATTCCGTTAAATGTATGGTGTGCTGCTCAGTGTAGCAGGACCAGCGGGAGACGCCGCATAATCTCAAGTAGCCCGAAAGCACTTGCCTTCTCACACTCGATAACAGTAGAATTTTTGGCAGGATTCTGCATTCGGGGGCAGTATATCTTGCTGTTGCTCATCCTGATCGTAACATCGAGCGAAGTCGAGGACCTTATGTTGTGCAACATTCTCTCAACGCAAGGAAGGTTCACCTATGACACACGTGCTGCTGTATCCACTCTTGGGCCTGGTAGCGGGAATCTTCAGCGGGCTGATCGGCATCGGCGGAGGAATCATTATTGTCCCCGCGTTGGTCTTTTTATTCGGCCTATCACAGCATGAAGCCCAAGGCACGACGTTAGCGCTACTGGTGCCGCCCATCGGCCTCTTGGCTGCCTGGACGTATTACAAAGAAGGGTATGTGGATCTTAAAATAGCTAGTCTGATATGTCTGGGTTTCTTCTTGGGAGGGTTACTGGGCGCCAGACTTGCGACGAGCCTGTCCAACTCAGTGTTGGAGAAGGTGTTCGGGGTAGCCTTACTTCTCGTGTCGCTCAAGATGTTGCTGACCAGATAACGGTCTGGTGTGTAAGGAGTTGTCCTGAACCTTCCAATCTGTGCCGTGACCCACCTCGCATCGCTCTTCCCCGCGCTGAGAGCATACCGTCGTCATCCATCCGCCACTTGTCGCGTCCCAATTGCAGTGTCGTGAGTATTCAATCCCTTTACATTCCGTTCGTGGTGAGCTGGTCGAGCCATGAACGACACTGGCCCCCCTTTTCCGTAGGCCCATTGCTTCTTGATGCCAATCAGCAGCTATGTCAGATGGAAGAGGGTGATCTCCGGAGGGGCGTTGACGCGGACGGGGGTCCCGGTAGTCCCAAGGCCACGGTTGACATACAGGTGGGAATTCCTGAGGCGGTATAGACCCTCGGGGTAAGGGCTCAGCAGGTGAGCAGGGCTGATACTCAGCCCGAGCACACTCACCTTGACCTGTCCCCCGTGGTAATGGCCGGACAAGGTGAGGGTGATGTTGCGAGCGGCAGCCCGCGGAAAGATCTCAGGTCGATGAGACAGCAGGATTGTTGGAAGCGTCGGATTCAGGCCATCCAGCGCTCGGCCAAGATTGGGCCGGCCGACGCGCAGATCGTCGATCCCCGCAATCGCAATGGAGCCGCGATCGATCTCCAGGATCTGATGGGAATTGTGTAGAATCGAGATTCCCGCTCCTTCGAAGGCGGTGATGATCTTTTCGGGCTCTCCGTACCAATGTTCATGGTTTCCAAGGACGGCGAAACTTCCGTACCGGCTCTCTACTCGCGCCATCTCCTTGATGCAGGGGGGCAGGTCGACTGCCGAGTTGGCGATAAAATCCCCCGTGAGTACGAACAGGTCAGGCCCAAGCTGCCGGATCGCCTCGGCATAATGGCGCATCTGGTCGGGGGTCATAAAGAGGCCGGAGTGGATGTCAGAGACCTGGACCACCTTCAGCGGGGGATCAAAGGGATGGGATGAACTGAGCGAGAGATGTACCTCCTCAATCCCCCATCCATTGCTTGCATAGGACGCCCCATAGCCCGAGACTAAGATGGGCGCCGCGGTCAGCGCGCCCAGCGAGGTCTGCATAAACATCCTGCGCGAGGGATCAAGCGGTAGCGCTGATGCCTCGTTCTGTTGAACCACCTTGGCACGGATTAATCTGGCGCAGTAGCCGGTAAGGTCAGCCAGAAGCAGCAACAGAAATGAGAACAGCGATCCGAAGCTCCAGATGGCGGTTGGATAGATGAAGAGATACAGGATCAGCGGAGACGGGTGCTCCAAGGGGGCCCATCGAGAGAGGAAAGCGATATAGATGATTAATGTTGAGACGAAGAACCCGATCAGGGCGAGACGGAGCAGCTTCTTACGCCGGAGGCTCCACCGAGATTGTTGCAACGCCCGATCCCCTCTTACGAAGAGATAGAGCTGAGATGCGACCAGCATCCCAAGGATGATCGACCGGAACAGTATAACTGGTATGAATAGGGGCATCGTTTGGCGGAGGTCCACACAGGAGAAGGTGGACTTGAAAACCCAATGATGATAATAGATTGCCGTGATCCTCGCAAGGGTTCTTTTTTCCACATTATCGGGAGGCAGGTTGAATGCAGATCGAACCTGATGTGAGTAAGGCGAAGGAGATCCGCCCTTCGGTCTCTGCGGTGATCCTCAACGAGCGGCGTGAGCTATTGTTACAGCGACGATCTGACAACGGTCAATGGGGCCTACCCGGCGGCTCAGTGGAGATTGGCGAGTCTGTGACCGTGGCGATCCGGAGGGAGGTACAGGAGGAGACCGGCCTCCTGGTCGAAGTAGTGCGGCTCGTCGGTGTCTATTCAGATCCGAAGCTCCAGGTTGTGCGATACCCTGATGGACGTGTGATTCACTACATTAACACCTGCTTTGAGTGCAGGACCGTCGGGGGTCGGTTACAGACCTCTCCAGAAACCTTGGAGTTGGCCTATTTCGAGCCTGCGGCCTTGCCGCTGGCACTCGTGCCGCCGCACAGGATTCGGATCGCCGATGCCTTGTGCTGGCAGACTCCGGCAGTCATCCGATAGCGAGGTGTATGTGGGGGCCGGTTTGGATGAGGCTTCTTTGGGTTGGAACGAGATAGCGATAGCCGGCCCAATGACGTGGAAGGGGTAGCGCATGGCCACGAAAGAGGCTCTATGCTACATTGAGCTCCCCCGGTTGTATGGCTATAAGGAGATGGTCCCTGAGGTGGAGGCGGCAAGGGCCGAGGCGATGCAGTTGCAACGAGGCTAATCAGCATGACGAACGTGCTCATCCGACCGACATCCTTTGACTGGAACCCGGCTCTCGAACTGCGGCTAGCGGGGATCGATGGGGGGATGATCTTTTATGCGGTAACCGGCGAGGGGCCCCCGGTGCTCTTGCTCCACGGATTTGGAGGAGAGATCTGGATGTGGGAAAGGCAGGTGGCGGCGCTGTCCAAGCGATACCGCCTGTACATCCCCGATCTCCTCGGGTACGGCTATTCGGATCGACCGAAGATTGACTACACGCCGTCGTTTTTCATTGAAATGATCAAGCAGTTTATGGATCAGCTCGGCGTGAGCGGTGCCAGCCTGATCGGCAACTCAATGGGGGCAGGGATCGCTTGGGCGTTCGCCCTCGCGCACCCCGAGCGAGTTGATAAGCTTGTTCTGATTGATGGCATCCCCCCACAGGTGGTTCCCGCGGTTCGAAATCGCCTTTTGCGCTGGTTCCTCGCGATGCGGCACATCCCCCTCTTGACTTACCTGGTCGTTGCATTGCGGACTCGCCGCATGGTGCGAGTGGCACTCACACAGGCCGTGTATCACGATCGGTTGATCACCGACGCAGTGGTGGAACGACAATACCGGATCGGCCACATTGCAGGGACCGCCAGGGCCATCGCCTCTACGGTGCGCTACGCTGATGAGGTGGCTCGATATGCCGGAGCGCTGGAGACCTTGCGCAAGCCGACCCTGATTATCTGGGGTGAACAGGACGAACTATTCCCTGTGGCGGTTGGTGAGCAGCTCCACGCTTCAATTCGGGATTCCGAGTTGGTTGTCATCGAGGGCAGCGGTCACATGCCGATGTGGGAAAAGCCCGACGAAACCAACCAGGCGATCCTGGAGTTTCTTGGCCGTGAGTGACGAACACAACTCTGCTGCGTGTGGCTAACGCCGGCGTCCAGTGGGTCGTCGCCGGTCGCGGAGCGGTGGGAGGTCGAGCCGTTGCTTGGCCCAGAGAATGCCGACGATGCTCTTGGCATCCACGATCTTGTGTGCCAGGACCCAGCGGTAGGCCTGTTCGAATGGGATCGCATGAACTTCCAGGAACTCGGTGGTGTCGTGGCGGAGATCCCGGCCTGCCGTGAGTCCTTGAGCCAGAAAAAGCTGGATAGACCCGGTGGAGAAGCCAACGGCGGAATAGAAGGTGCAGAGCTTGAGCAGCCGACGTGGACGAAGCCCAATCTCCTCCTCGCACTCCCGCCTGGCGGTGGTGACCGGGCGTTCGCCGTGATCGATAATGCCGGCCGGGATCTCGTAGATGGCTCGCTGGATGGCCGGCCGATACTGTCGAACCAGGTAGATCCGGCCGTCGTCATCGATCGGTACGATTGCGACGGCGTTCGGAGGACGAACGATGTCCCGGATCGCCTGTCGCCCATCCGGAAGGACGACCGTCTGTTGCTCAGTTGAAAGATATGCCCCCGCGTAGACCACTTGGGTGCCGAGGACGTGTTCGATGAGTTTCATAGCTCCTCCAGCGACGATTGAGCCTGTCGAGGAGAGGATAGAGACCTTGCAGGCCACTGTCAACGCCGACTTTACGGTGTTTCGATTTCCCAGCCACTCCTCATTGGATCGGGTCGGCTGACAGGGTATGCTACGTCAGGGGGGAAACCGGATAAAGAAACGGTGCATCCATGGTTCGAAGGAATAGCACGCTACGTGAAGAGCTCGTGAGGCACTTCTCGGCGAAGCGCGAACCGCTACGGCGAGAGTGGCTTCGTCAGATGAAGGCAAAAGACCTGTTGGAGGGCCTGACCCTTCAGGAGATTGA belongs to Candidatus Methylomirabilis sp. and includes:
- a CDS encoding TSUP family transporter — protein: MTHVLLYPLLGLVAGIFSGLIGIGGGIIIVPALVFLFGLSQHEAQGTTLALLVPPIGLLAAWTYYKEGYVDLKIASLICLGFFLGGLLGARLATSLSNSVLEKVFGVALLLVSLKMLLTR
- a CDS encoding NUDIX hydrolase, which codes for MKLIEHVLGTQVVYAGAYLSTEQQTVVLPDGRQAIRDIVRPPNAVAIVPIDDDGRIYLVRQYRPAIQRAIYEIPAGIIDHGERPVTTARRECEEEIGLRPRRLLKLCTFYSAVGFSTGSIQLFLAQGLTAGRDLRHDTTEFLEVHAIPFEQAYRWVLAHKIVDAKSIVGILWAKQRLDLPPLRDRRRPTGRRR
- a CDS encoding alpha/beta hydrolase, with the translated sequence MTNVLIRPTSFDWNPALELRLAGIDGGMIFYAVTGEGPPVLLLHGFGGEIWMWERQVAALSKRYRLYIPDLLGYGYSDRPKIDYTPSFFIEMIKQFMDQLGVSGASLIGNSMGAGIAWAFALAHPERVDKLVLIDGIPPQVVPAVRNRLLRWFLAMRHIPLLTYLVVALRTRRMVRVALTQAVYHDRLITDAVVERQYRIGHIAGTARAIASTVRYADEVARYAGALETLRKPTLIIWGEQDELFPVAVGEQLHASIRDSELVVIEGSGHMPMWEKPDETNQAILEFLGRE
- a CDS encoding NUDIX domain-containing protein encodes the protein MQIEPDVSKAKEIRPSVSAVILNERRELLLQRRSDNGQWGLPGGSVEIGESVTVAIRREVQEETGLLVEVVRLVGVYSDPKLQVVRYPDGRVIHYINTCFECRTVGGRLQTSPETLELAYFEPAALPLALVPPHRIRIADALCWQTPAVIR
- a CDS encoding metallophosphoesterase, whose product is MLVASQLYLFVRGDRALQQSRWSLRRKKLLRLALIGFFVSTLIIYIAFLSRWAPLEHPSPLILYLFIYPTAIWSFGSLFSFLLLLLADLTGYCARLIRAKVVQQNEASALPLDPSRRMFMQTSLGALTAAPILVSGYGASYASNGWGIEEVHLSLSSSHPFDPPLKVVQVSDIHSGLFMTPDQMRHYAEAIRQLGPDLFVLTGDFIANSAVDLPPCIKEMARVESRYGSFAVLGNHEHWYGEPEKIITAFEGAGISILHNSHQILEIDRGSIAIAGIDDLRVGRPNLGRALDGLNPTLPTILLSHRPEIFPRAAARNITLTLSGHYHGGQVKVSVLGLSISPAHLLSPYPEGLYRLRNSHLYVNRGLGTTGTPVRVNAPPEITLFHLT